A region of Staphylococcus sp. IVB6181 DNA encodes the following proteins:
- the hutH gene encoding histidine ammonia-lyase, with protein MTLELNGASLTIEDIKTFLHQQDKVAISAEAMERVKQSRAIVEEIIKNKETIYGITTGFGLFSDVLIDPEQYNQLQVNLIRSHACGTGDPFSHDVALVMMVLRLNTMLKGHSGVTTDLVDQLIYFINERIIPIIPQQGSLGASGDLAPLSHLALALIGEGKVFYQQEERDSKDVLEMLGRQPLELSAKEGLALINGTQAMTAQGVISCIEAESLAYQSEWIAALTHQALNGITDAYRPEVHDVRNFPEQSAVADRMLYWLEDSQLTTHQGEIRVQDAYTLRCIPQVHGASFETLKFVKQQLEREMNAANDNPLIFHEDDETLVISGGNFHGQPVAYALDFLKVAVSELGNIAERRLERLVNPQLNGGLPAFLSPEPGLQSGAMIMQYAAASLVSENKTLAHPASVDSIPSSANQEDHVSMGTIGSRHGYQIVDNTRRVLSIELIIALQAVELKGIDQLSPRSREKYETLRNITPSITEDRQFHQDITQVSRYLQQAAYTDAECK; from the coding sequence TTGACATTAGAATTAAACGGAGCATCGCTCACAATTGAAGATATCAAGACATTTTTACACCAGCAAGATAAGGTAGCAATCTCAGCTGAAGCAATGGAACGTGTAAAGCAGAGCCGTGCTATTGTGGAGGAAATCATTAAAAATAAAGAAACGATTTATGGTATTACAACAGGGTTCGGCTTATTCAGCGATGTCTTAATCGACCCTGAGCAATACAATCAATTACAAGTGAACTTAATTCGTTCCCATGCTTGTGGAACAGGGGATCCGTTTTCGCATGATGTGGCATTAGTGATGATGGTATTACGTCTGAATACTATGTTAAAAGGGCATTCAGGTGTAACAACTGACTTAGTAGATCAATTGATTTATTTCATCAATGAACGTATTATTCCGATTATTCCGCAACAAGGTTCGTTAGGTGCATCAGGTGATCTAGCACCGTTATCTCACCTTGCATTAGCATTAATCGGAGAAGGCAAGGTCTTTTATCAGCAAGAAGAAAGAGACAGTAAAGATGTACTTGAAATGCTAGGACGACAACCATTAGAACTTTCCGCAAAAGAAGGATTAGCTTTGATTAATGGAACGCAGGCAATGACAGCACAAGGTGTCATCAGCTGTATTGAAGCGGAAAGCCTGGCATATCAATCTGAATGGATTGCGGCACTGACACATCAAGCATTAAACGGCATTACAGATGCTTATCGTCCAGAAGTACATGATGTGCGCAACTTCCCAGAACAAAGTGCAGTAGCGGATCGTATGCTGTATTGGTTAGAAGATTCTCAGTTAACTACACATCAAGGTGAAATCCGAGTTCAAGATGCGTATACATTACGCTGTATTCCGCAAGTCCATGGTGCCAGCTTTGAAACATTGAAGTTTGTGAAACAGCAATTGGAACGTGAAATGAATGCGGCTAATGATAATCCGTTAATCTTCCATGAAGATGATGAAACCTTAGTGATTTCAGGCGGCAACTTCCATGGTCAGCCTGTTGCTTATGCGTTAGATTTCTTAAAAGTAGCAGTCAGCGAATTAGGCAATATCGCAGAACGCCGCTTAGAACGCTTAGTTAATCCGCAATTAAACGGTGGTTTGCCTGCTTTCTTAAGTCCTGAACCTGGATTGCAAAGCGGTGCGATGATTATGCAATATGCGGCTGCAAGTTTAGTTTCAGAAAATAAAACATTAGCACATCCGGCAAGTGTTGATTCCATTCCATCATCAGCTAACCAAGAAGATCATGTTTCAATGGGTACAATCGGATCAAGACATGGTTATCAGATTGTGGATAATACGCGCAGAGTGCTTTCAATCGAATTAATTATTGCGCTGCAAGCAGTGGAACTGAAAGGCATCGATCAATTATCGCCGCGTTCGCGTGAAAAATATGAGACATTAAGAAACATTACGCCTTCTATTACAGAAGACCGTCAATTCCATCAAGATATCACGCAAGTTTCGCGTTATTTACAGCAAGCTGCGTATACTGATGCAGAATGCAAATAA
- the serS gene encoding serine--tRNA ligase, whose amino-acid sequence MLDIKLFRNETDRLKEKVRLRNMDPKIVDEVLELDGKRRELIGKAEEMKAERNRVSGEIAEKKRNKENADDAIKEMRELGDKIKDIDTELHEVDDALNYRLSTIPNIMHDDVPEGETDEDNIEVKKWGTPREFDFEAKAHWDLVEELGMANFERAARVSGARFVFLTNEGAQLERALMNYMLTKHTTQHGYTEMMVPQLVNANAMYGTGQLPKFEEDLFKIEKEGFYMIPTAEVPLTNFYREEVLPADKLPGKFTAQSACFRSEAGSAGRDTRGLIRLHQFDKVELVRFEKPEDSWDALEQLTSNAEAILEELELPYRRVILCTGDLGFSSSKTYDLEVWLPSYDDYKEISSCSNMTDFQARRANIRFKRDKDAKPELVHTLNGSGLAVGRTFAAIVENYQNADGSITIPKALVPFMGGKEKIGPATK is encoded by the coding sequence ATGTTAGATATTAAATTGTTTAGAAATGAAACTGATCGCTTAAAAGAGAAAGTAAGATTACGTAATATGGATCCGAAAATCGTGGATGAAGTATTAGAACTTGATGGCAAACGTCGTGAATTAATCGGTAAAGCAGAAGAAATGAAAGCTGAACGCAACCGAGTAAGCGGTGAAATCGCTGAGAAAAAACGCAACAAAGAAAATGCGGATGACGCTATTAAAGAAATGAGAGAACTTGGCGATAAAATCAAAGATATTGATACTGAATTACATGAAGTGGATGATGCGTTGAATTATAGATTATCTACAATCCCTAATATCATGCATGATGATGTACCTGAAGGCGAAACTGATGAAGATAATATTGAAGTTAAAAAATGGGGTACACCACGCGAATTCGACTTCGAAGCAAAAGCACACTGGGATTTAGTCGAAGAATTAGGTATGGCTAATTTCGAACGTGCTGCACGCGTATCTGGTGCACGTTTCGTCTTCTTAACAAATGAAGGTGCACAATTAGAACGTGCGTTAATGAACTACATGTTAACAAAACATACAACTCAGCACGGCTATACTGAAATGATGGTACCTCAACTTGTAAATGCAAATGCAATGTATGGTACAGGTCAACTTCCAAAATTCGAAGAAGACTTATTCAAAATTGAAAAAGAAGGCTTCTACATGATTCCAACAGCAGAAGTACCTTTAACTAACTTCTACCGCGAAGAAGTTTTACCTGCAGATAAATTACCAGGTAAATTCACTGCACAGTCAGCATGCTTCAGAAGCGAAGCGGGTTCTGCCGGACGTGATACACGTGGTTTAATCCGTTTGCACCAATTCGATAAAGTTGAGTTGGTACGCTTTGAAAAACCTGAAGATTCTTGGGATGCATTAGAACAGTTAACAAGCAACGCAGAAGCAATCTTAGAAGAACTTGAATTACCATATCGTCGTGTCATCTTATGTACAGGCGACTTAGGATTCAGTTCAAGTAAAACATATGACTTAGAAGTTTGGCTTCCAAGTTATGATGACTACAAAGAAATCAGCTCATGTTCTAACATGACAGATTTCCAAGCACGTCGTGCTAACATTCGTTTCAAACGCGACAAAGATGCTAAACCTGAATTAGTTCATACATTGAACGGAAGCGGATTAGCAGTAGGTCGTACATTTGCAGCGATTGTTGAAAATTACCAAAATGCGGATGGTTCAATCACGATTCCAAAAGCATTAGTACCATTTATGGGCGGAAAAGAAAAAATCGGCCCAGCAACAAAATAA
- a CDS encoding DUF2232 domain-containing protein, with translation MGVANLFAKIDLKATLLATLALLIVAAVTYFLPVAGIILFFVATVPGIILWHKSIMSFGVAALITVVLAVLFGSQLVLSYIIFILILSLVVGQLLKERTSKERILYIATTYMSIISLAAFMLLQVFEKLPLSQVLVKPLKDQLYHAMAMSGLDASSRGVFEEGFRQLAVQLPSYAIIIIFIMILVNLIVTFPILRKFKIATPVFKPLYAWHFKRVIAYIYFVVLLCVMFATQPGTFQSIVLNMQVILSFIMFIQGLSFIAFFAKVKRLPAAVGILLMIVGFLITPIIPIVGLLGVVDLCFNLKRFIKK, from the coding sequence ATAGGAGTGGCGAATTTGTTTGCAAAAATAGACCTGAAGGCGACGCTTCTAGCGACATTAGCTTTGCTGATAGTTGCTGCAGTCACCTATTTTTTACCGGTTGCCGGAATCATATTATTCTTCGTTGCAACGGTGCCTGGGATAATTCTATGGCATAAGTCTATTATGTCATTCGGTGTTGCCGCGTTGATTACAGTTGTATTGGCTGTTCTTTTCGGAAGTCAATTGGTACTAAGCTATATCATCTTTATCTTGATCTTAAGCTTGGTTGTAGGCCAATTATTGAAAGAACGTACTTCCAAAGAACGTATACTCTATATCGCGACTACATATATGAGTATTATTTCATTAGCAGCGTTTATGCTGCTTCAAGTCTTTGAAAAGCTGCCGCTTTCACAAGTACTTGTGAAGCCATTAAAAGATCAGTTATATCACGCAATGGCAATGAGCGGGTTGGACGCTTCTTCACGCGGTGTATTTGAAGAAGGCTTTAGACAATTAGCAGTCCAATTACCAAGTTATGCTATCATTATCATTTTTATCATGATTTTGGTTAACTTAATTGTTACGTTCCCGATATTACGTAAGTTCAAAATAGCAACCCCAGTATTTAAACCGCTGTATGCTTGGCATTTTAAACGTGTGATTGCATATATCTACTTTGTAGTACTGTTGTGTGTCATGTTCGCAACACAACCTGGTACATTCCAAAGTATTGTTTTAAATATGCAAGTCATCTTATCGTTTATTATGTTCATTCAAGGATTAAGTTTTATCGCATTCTTTGCTAAAGTAAAACGATTACCGGCAGCAGTGGGTATATTATTAATGATTGTCGGATTTTTAATTACACCTATCATACCTATCGTAGGCCTTTTAGGTGTTGTAGATTTATGTTTCAATCTGAAAAGATTTATCAAAAAATGA
- a CDS encoding DHH family phosphoesterase, producing MNRQSTKKALMIPFLLMVLTAIALVVVWFIFNQLIAGIASAVLIVMIIISAFALRNAFLRLDNYVDDLSGQISAGNSIAIKSLPIGIIVLDENEDVEWMNHFMSDRLDRNVISDPINEVYPNILKQLEKTQEIEITDGSYHYRVRYSEDEHVLYFFDITEEVQTYELYEESKPIIATLFLDNYDEITQNMNDTQRSEINSMVTRVISRWASEYDIYFKRYSSDQFVAYLNRRILAQLEESNFDILRNLREKSVGYRAQLTLSIGVGEGSENLIDLGDLSQSGLDLALGRGGDQVAIKHINGNVRFYGGKTDPMEKRTRVRARVISHALKDILMEGDKVIIMGHKRPDLDAIGAAIGVSRFAMMNNLDAYVVLNDEDIDPTLRRVMDEIDKKPELKDRFITSDEAWDTMTSKTTLVVVDTHKPEMVLDENILNKANRKVVIDHHRRGESFISHPLLVYMEPYASSTAELVTELLEYQPTEQRLTRLESTIMYAGIIVDTRNFTLRTGSRTFDAASYLRAHGADTILTQHFLKDDIDTYINRSELIRTVKLQDNGIAIAHGSNDKIYHPVTVAQAADELLSLDGVEASYVIARREDDLVGISARSLGSINVQLTMEALGGGGHLTNAATQIKGVTVDEAVEQLQQAIDEQISRSEG from the coding sequence ATGAATCGTCAATCCACGAAGAAAGCACTGATGATACCTTTTTTGCTGATGGTACTGACTGCAATCGCATTAGTAGTTGTATGGTTTATCTTTAATCAATTGATTGCAGGTATTGCTTCGGCAGTATTGATTGTCATGATTATTATCAGTGCATTTGCGTTGCGCAATGCATTCTTACGGTTGGATAATTATGTAGATGATTTGAGCGGACAAATTTCAGCAGGAAACAGTATCGCGATTAAAAGCTTGCCAATCGGAATTATTGTCCTTGATGAGAACGAAGATGTAGAATGGATGAACCATTTCATGTCTGATCGGTTAGATCGCAATGTTATCTCAGATCCGATAAATGAAGTGTATCCTAACATTCTGAAGCAATTAGAAAAGACACAAGAAATCGAAATTACAGACGGCAGTTATCATTACCGCGTTCGTTATTCTGAAGATGAACATGTATTGTATTTCTTCGACATTACAGAAGAAGTACAGACTTATGAGTTATATGAAGAATCGAAACCGATTATTGCGACGCTGTTCTTAGATAACTACGATGAAATTACACAAAATATGAATGATACACAACGTTCTGAAATCAACTCAATGGTGACACGTGTTATCAGCCGTTGGGCATCTGAATATGACATTTATTTCAAACGTTACAGTTCAGACCAATTCGTTGCGTATTTAAACAGACGTATCTTAGCACAATTAGAAGAGTCGAACTTTGATATCTTGCGTAATCTGCGTGAGAAAAGTGTGGGCTATCGTGCCCAATTAACTTTAAGTATCGGTGTCGGCGAAGGCTCAGAGAACTTGATTGATTTAGGGGATTTATCACAATCAGGTTTAGACCTTGCATTAGGCCGCGGCGGCGACCAAGTAGCCATCAAACATATTAACGGCAACGTTCGTTTCTATGGCGGTAAGACTGACCCGATGGAGAAACGTACACGTGTACGTGCACGCGTTATCTCTCATGCGTTGAAAGATATTTTAATGGAAGGCGACAAAGTCATCATCATGGGGCACAAACGTCCTGATTTAGATGCTATCGGTGCAGCAATCGGGGTATCGCGTTTTGCGATGATGAACAACTTAGATGCTTATGTTGTCTTAAACGATGAAGATATTGACCCGACATTGCGTCGTGTCATGGATGAAATCGATAAGAAACCAGAATTGAAAGACCGCTTTATCACATCTGATGAAGCATGGGATACTATGACATCGAAAACAACATTAGTAGTTGTCGATACGCACAAACCTGAAATGGTCTTAGATGAGAACATCTTAAATAAAGCCAACCGCAAAGTGGTCATCGACCACCATCGCCGCGGCGAAAGCTTTATCTCTCATCCGTTATTGGTATACATGGAACCTTATGCCAGCTCTACAGCAGAACTTGTGACAGAGCTGCTTGAATACCAACCGACAGAACAGCGTCTGACAAGACTTGAATCTACAATTATGTATGCAGGTATTATTGTGGATACACGCAACTTTACATTGCGTACAGGTTCAAGAACATTCGATGCGGCAAGTTATTTACGTGCACATGGTGCAGATACGATCTTGACGCAGCATTTCTTAAAAGACGATATTGATACGTATATCAATCGTTCAGAATTAATCCGAACTGTGAAATTGCAAGATAATGGTATTGCGATTGCACATGGTTCTAATGATAAAATTTATCATCCTGTTACAGTTGCACAAGCTGCAGATGAGTTGTTAAGTTTAGACGGTGTAGAGGCATCTTATGTGATTGCCCGCAGAGAAGACGACTTAGTTGGTATTTCTGCACGTTCACTCGGTTCTATCAACGTTCAGCTGACAATGGAAGCATTGGGCGGCGGCGGACATTTAACAAATGCGGCAACTCAAATTAAAGGTGTAACAGTAGACGAAGCAGTAGAACAATTACAACAAGCCATAGATGAACAAATCAGTAGGAGTGAAGGATAA
- the rplI gene encoding 50S ribosomal protein L9, with protein sequence MKVIFTQDVKGKGKKGEVKDVPVGYANNFLFKKNVAVEATPGNLKQLEQQNKRAEQEREQEIEDAKALAKRLEEIEVEVTAKSGEGGKLFGSVSTKQIAQALQKQHDIKIDKRKMELPNGIHALGYTNVPVKLDKTVEGTIRVHTVEQ encoded by the coding sequence ATGAAAGTAATTTTTACACAAGACGTTAAAGGCAAAGGCAAGAAAGGCGAAGTAAAAGACGTACCAGTAGGTTACGCAAACAACTTCTTATTCAAGAAAAATGTTGCTGTGGAAGCAACACCAGGCAACTTAAAACAATTAGAACAGCAAAACAAACGTGCTGAACAAGAAAGAGAACAAGAAATCGAAGATGCAAAAGCATTAGCAAAACGCCTTGAAGAAATCGAAGTAGAAGTGACTGCGAAATCAGGCGAAGGCGGTAAATTATTCGGTTCTGTAAGTACTAAACAAATTGCACAAGCACTACAAAAACAACATGATATTAAAATTGATAAACGTAAAATGGAATTGCCTAATGGTATCCATGCATTAGGTTATACAAATGTACCAGTAAAATTAGACAAAACTGTCGAAGGTACAATCCGTGTTCACACAGTTGAACAATAA
- the dnaB gene encoding replicative DNA helicase: MDGMYEQNQMPHNNEAEQSVLGAIIIDPQLIGETQGVLLPESFYRGAHQHIFRAMMHLSEENSEIDVVTLMDQLTSEGTLSEAGGPQYLAELASNVPTTRNIEYYREIVYKLAAKRNLIRVADQIAKDGYDSELELDDILSDAERKILELASTRESEGFKDIRDVLGQVYENAEELDQNSGQTPGIPTGYRDLDQMTAGFNRNDLIILAARPSVGKTAFALNIAQKVATHESNYTVGIFSLEMGADQLATRMICSSGNVDSNRLRTGTMTEEDWNRFTVAVGKLSRTKIFIDDTPGIRITDLRSKCRRLKQEHGLDMIVIDYLQLIMGSGSRMSDNRQQEVSEISRTLKAIARELECPVIALSQLSRGVEQRQDKRPMMSDIRESGSIEQDADIVAFLYRDDYYNREDGEEDDDGGMEPVTNDDNGEIEVIIAKQRNGPTGTVKLHFMKQYNKFTDIDYAHADMM; this comes from the coding sequence ATGGATGGAATGTATGAACAAAACCAGATGCCCCATAACAATGAGGCTGAACAATCTGTCTTAGGTGCCATTATTATTGATCCGCAGCTCATCGGGGAAACTCAGGGAGTCTTGCTTCCTGAGTCCTTTTATAGAGGCGCTCACCAACACATATTCCGTGCGATGATGCACCTCTCTGAGGAAAACAGCGAAATTGATGTCGTAACCTTGATGGACCAGCTGACATCAGAAGGGACATTGAGCGAAGCGGGCGGACCGCAATATCTTGCTGAACTGGCAAGCAATGTACCGACTACACGCAATATTGAATACTATAGAGAAATTGTCTATAAATTAGCCGCGAAACGTAATTTGATTCGTGTTGCTGATCAAATCGCAAAAGACGGCTATGATTCAGAACTTGAACTTGATGATATCTTAAGCGATGCTGAGCGTAAGATTTTAGAACTTGCCTCAACGAGAGAATCAGAAGGCTTTAAAGACATCCGCGATGTCTTAGGCCAAGTTTATGAAAATGCTGAAGAACTTGACCAAAACAGTGGTCAGACACCAGGTATACCTACAGGTTATCGTGATTTAGACCAAATGACTGCAGGCTTTAACCGCAACGATTTAATCATATTGGCTGCACGTCCCTCTGTAGGTAAGACTGCCTTCGCATTAAATATTGCACAAAAAGTCGCAACACATGAAAGTAATTATACGGTAGGTATCTTCTCGCTTGAGATGGGTGCAGACCAGCTTGCAACACGTATGATCTGCAGCTCAGGCAACGTTGACTCTAACCGCTTGCGTACAGGTACGATGACTGAAGAAGACTGGAACCGTTTCACAGTTGCGGTCGGAAAGCTTTCACGTACGAAAATCTTTATTGATGATACGCCGGGTATCAGAATTACAGACTTGCGTTCAAAATGCCGCAGACTGAAACAAGAGCATGGTTTAGATATGATTGTAATCGACTACTTGCAGTTGATTATGGGAAGCGGTTCTCGTATGTCAGATAACCGCCAACAAGAAGTATCTGAGATTTCAAGAACACTTAAAGCTATTGCACGTGAGTTAGAATGTCCTGTTATTGCACTGAGTCAGTTATCTCGTGGTGTAGAACAGCGACAAGATAAACGTCCGATGATGAGTGATATTCGTGAATCCGGTTCGATTGAGCAAGATGCGGATATCGTTGCTTTCTTATATCGTGATGATTACTATAATCGCGAAGATGGAGAAGAAGATGACGACGGCGGAATGGAACCTGTAACCAATGATGATAACGGTGAGATAGAAGTCATTATTGCGAAGCAGCGTAACGGCCCGACCGGTACTGTCAAACTGCACTTCATGAAACAATATAATAAGTTTACGGATATAGATTATGCACATGCAGATATGATGTAA
- a CDS encoding adenylosuccinate synthase: MSSIVVVGTQWGDEGKGKITDFLAEQADVITRFSGGNNAGHTIKFGGETYKLHLVPSGIFYQDKLSVIGNGVVVDPVALLKELDALNERGIPTNNLRISNRAQVILPYHLLQDEYEERLRGDNKIGTTKKGIGPAYVDKAQRIGIRMADLLDKETFERLLKANLEYKAAYFKGMFNEEVPAFEDIFEEYYAAGQRLKEYVTDTPKLLDDAIVANERVLFEGAQGVMLDIDHGTYPFVTSSNPIAGNVTVGGGIGPTFVSKVIGVCKAYTSRVGDGPFPTELFDEDGHHIREVGREYGTTTGRPRRVGWFDSVVLRHSRRVSGITDLSINSIDVLTGLDTVKICVAYELDGEEITEYPANLNALNRCKPIYEELPGWTEDITGVQSLEELPDNARRYLERISELCGVGISIFSVGPDRTQTNMLKLLW; the protein is encoded by the coding sequence ATGTCATCAATCGTAGTTGTTGGGACACAATGGGGAGACGAAGGTAAAGGTAAAATCACAGACTTTTTAGCGGAACAAGCGGACGTTATCACACGCTTTTCAGGCGGAAATAACGCAGGACATACTATCAAATTCGGCGGGGAAACTTATAAATTGCACTTAGTACCGTCAGGAATTTTCTATCAAGATAAACTTTCTGTTATTGGTAACGGTGTTGTAGTAGATCCCGTTGCATTATTAAAAGAGTTGGACGCATTAAACGAACGCGGTATTCCAACAAATAATTTGCGTATTTCAAATCGTGCACAGGTCATTTTGCCTTACCACTTATTACAAGATGAGTATGAAGAACGTCTTCGTGGTGATAATAAAATCGGTACGACTAAGAAAGGTATCGGCCCAGCATACGTTGATAAAGCACAAAGAATCGGAATCCGTATGGCGGATTTATTAGACAAAGAAACATTTGAAAGATTATTAAAAGCTAATCTTGAATACAAAGCTGCTTACTTCAAAGGTATGTTCAATGAAGAAGTACCTGCTTTCGAAGACATCTTCGAAGAGTACTATGCGGCTGGTCAAAGATTAAAAGAATATGTGACAGACACACCTAAATTATTAGATGATGCTATTGTCGCAAACGAACGTGTTCTATTTGAAGGGGCACAAGGTGTAATGCTGGATATCGACCATGGTACATATCCATTTGTTACATCAAGCAACCCGATTGCTGGTAACGTAACAGTCGGCGGCGGCATCGGACCTACATTCGTATCTAAAGTTATCGGTGTATGCAAAGCTTATACATCACGTGTCGGCGATGGTCCGTTCCCAACTGAATTATTCGATGAAGATGGTCATCATATCCGTGAAGTCGGCCGTGAATACGGTACAACTACAGGACGTCCGCGTCGTGTAGGCTGGTTCGACTCAGTAGTGTTGCGCCACTCTCGTCGTGTGAGCGGTATTACAGATTTATCTATCAACTCTATCGACGTTTTAACTGGTTTAGATACAGTTAAAATCTGTGTTGCTTATGAGTTGGATGGCGAAGAAATCACAGAATACCCAGCAAACTTGAACGCATTAAACCGTTGTAAACCAATCTATGAAGAATTACCAGGCTGGACTGAAGACATTACAGGTGTTCAATCATTAGAAGAACTTCCAGATAATGCACGCCGTTACTTAGAACGTATTTCTGAACTATGCGGTGTCGGTATTTCAATCTTCTCTGTAGGTCCAGACCGTACACAAACAAACATGTTGAAACTATTATGGTAA
- a CDS encoding YitT family protein produces MNQSTTSGGHAKKEKRLSLTQIIIRILFLTIGSMLTAVGLELFLVPNKLLDGGIVGISIILSHLTGWSLGIFIFLLNLPFFFLGYKQIGKTFAVSTLYAITVISVGTMLLSGIPAVVKEPLLITIFGGAIVGIGVGLVIRARGSMDGTEIMSILVHNRLPFSVGEIVMIFNFFIFAVAGFVFTWESAMYSVVAYFIAFKMIDLILVGLDESKAVWIISDDYKEIGEAINDRLGRGVTYLHAEGAYTGDPRKVVFTVITRVEEAKLKEVVLQIDPKAFLSFGNVSEVRGGHHRKKKIH; encoded by the coding sequence ATGAATCAATCTACTACTTCTGGGGGTCATGCTAAGAAAGAAAAAAGATTGTCTCTCACACAAATCATCATTCGTATTCTTTTCTTAACTATCGGTTCAATGCTTACAGCCGTAGGACTTGAGCTCTTCTTAGTTCCAAATAAATTGTTAGATGGCGGGATTGTCGGTATCTCGATTATCTTATCTCATTTAACAGGATGGTCTCTTGGTATATTTATTTTCTTACTTAACTTGCCATTCTTCTTTTTAGGCTACAAGCAAATCGGTAAAACTTTTGCAGTGTCCACACTTTATGCAATTACAGTCATATCTGTAGGAACAATGTTATTAAGCGGTATTCCTGCAGTTGTCAAAGAACCGCTGCTTATTACTATCTTCGGGGGTGCCATTGTAGGTATCGGTGTCGGATTAGTAATACGTGCCAGGGGAAGTATGGATGGTACAGAAATCATGTCTATTCTTGTACATAACCGTCTGCCGTTTTCAGTCGGTGAAATCGTTATGATTTTCAACTTCTTTATTTTCGCAGTCGCAGGTTTTGTCTTTACATGGGAAAGTGCAATGTACAGTGTTGTTGCTTATTTCATTGCCTTTAAAATGATTGACTTGATCTTAGTCGGTTTAGATGAATCAAAAGCTGTATGGATTATCAGTGATGACTATAAAGAAATCGGAGAAGCCATTAACGACCGTTTAGGGCGTGGTGTGACATATTTGCATGCGGAAGGTGCTTATACCGGCGATCCGCGCAAAGTCGTCTTCACGGTCATTACACGTGTCGAAGAAGCCAAACTCAAAGAGGTTGTGCTTCAAATCGATCCTAAAGCCTTCTTATCCTTCGGTAATGTTTCTGAAGTACGCGGCGGTCATCACCGTAAGAAGAAAATCCATTAA
- the yycF gene encoding response regulator YycF: MARKVVVVDDEKPIADILEFNLKKEGYEVFCAYDGNDAIDLIYDEEPDIVLLDIMLPGRDGMEVCREVRKKYEMPIIMLTAKDSEIDKVLGLELGADDYVTKPFSTRELIARVKANLRRRYTQPAQEANNAPNEITIKGIVIYPDAYSIKKRGKDIELTHREFELFHYLANHMGQVMTREHLLQTVWGYDYFGDVRTVDVTIRRLREKIEDDPSHPEYIVTRRGVGYFLQQHD, translated from the coding sequence ATGGCGAGAAAAGTAGTTGTAGTAGACGATGAAAAACCTATTGCTGATATTCTAGAATTTAATTTGAAAAAAGAAGGTTATGAAGTCTTTTGTGCGTATGATGGTAATGATGCAATCGACTTAATTTATGATGAAGAACCAGATATCGTACTTCTAGATATTATGCTTCCTGGCAGAGATGGTATGGAAGTCTGCCGCGAAGTGCGTAAAAAATATGAAATGCCGATTATTATGTTAACGGCGAAAGACTCTGAAATTGATAAAGTGCTTGGTTTAGAACTTGGCGCAGACGACTATGTCACAAAACCGTTCAGTACACGTGAATTGATTGCACGTGTGAAAGCGAACTTGCGCCGTCGTTATACACAGCCGGCACAAGAAGCAAATAATGCGCCGAATGAAATTACAATCAAAGGTATTGTGATTTATCCGGATGCATACTCTATTAAGAAACGCGGAAAAGATATTGAATTAACACATCGTGAATTCGAACTTTTCCATTATCTGGCTAACCATATGGGACAAGTAATGACACGTGAACATTTACTTCAAACTGTATGGGGCTATGATTACTTCGGCGATGTGCGTACTGTCGATGTGACAATCCGTCGTTTAAGAGAAAAAATCGAGGATGATCCGTCACACCCAGAATATATTGTGACACGCCGCGGTGTTGGATACTTCCTGCAGCAGCATGACTGA